The Deltaproteobacteria bacterium genome includes a region encoding these proteins:
- a CDS encoding amidohydrolase codes for MPGIIDADTHIAESEAMWAMMDKDMYPRRPVLMKSPEDTLYGPRNAFWLINGSIFPKPNGKGSFRLITPSASKLELSRGDIHLAYREMTDIPGRLGDMNKLGIETQVVFPTLFLIYITDDVALDVAMARAYNRFIAQACAKSGGRMRWVVVPPLHSVEETVKEIKWGKDNGAVGVFFRGIEGQRTLDDPYFNPVYQACSDTGMPVLIHTGAGCPLFINLFDVERNHTFGHSRIQPILAFRDLIHNKIPEQFPKLKFGFLEASAGWVPFMMHILKRLFKEKWKFSKDADMFREYRIFIAAEADEDINYIAQFTGADHLMIGSDYGHQDPSEERQLVAAMRAREDIPTRLTDKMFFDNPKLLYPLN; via the coding sequence ATGCCTGGCATAATCGACGCTGACACCCATATTGCCGAGAGCGAAGCGATGTGGGCGATGATGGACAAGGACATGTACCCGCGGCGACCGGTTTTGATGAAGAGCCCGGAAGACACACTGTATGGGCCGCGCAATGCTTTCTGGCTGATCAACGGCAGCATTTTTCCCAAGCCCAATGGCAAAGGCAGCTTTCGTTTGATCACGCCATCGGCTTCCAAATTGGAATTATCGCGCGGCGATATTCATCTCGCTTACCGCGAGATGACCGACATTCCCGGTCGGTTGGGCGACATGAACAAGCTGGGCATCGAAACCCAGGTTGTGTTTCCGACGCTGTTTCTAATCTACATCACCGACGACGTCGCTTTAGATGTGGCGATGGCGCGGGCTTACAACCGCTTTATCGCGCAGGCCTGCGCCAAATCGGGCGGCAGGATGCGTTGGGTGGTGGTGCCGCCGCTGCACTCGGTGGAAGAGACGGTGAAGGAAATCAAATGGGGCAAAGACAACGGCGCGGTGGGCGTGTTCTTCCGCGGCATCGAGGGGCAGCGCACGCTCGACGATCCCTATTTCAATCCGGTTTACCAAGCGTGCAGCGACACTGGCATGCCGGTGTTGATTCACACCGGCGCCGGCTGCCCGCTGTTTATCAACTTGTTCGACGTCGAGCGCAACCATACCTTCGGCCACAGCCGCATCCAGCCGATCTTGGCGTTCCGCGATTTGATCCACAACAAGATTCCTGAACAGTTTCCCAAGCTGAAATTTGGTTTTCTCGAAGCGTCGGCGGGCTGGGTGCCGTTCATGATGCACATCCTGAAACGCTTGTTCAAAGAAAAGTGGAAATTTTCCAAAGACGCCGACATGTTCCGCGAATATCGCATCTTCATCGCCGCGGAAGCTGACGAAGACATCAACTACATCGCGCAGTTCACCGGTGCGGACCACCTGATGATCGGCTCAGACTACGGCCATCAAGATCCCTCGGAGGAACGCCAATTGGTCGCCGCCATGCGAGCGCGCGAAGACATCCCGACGAGACTGACGGACAAGATGTTCTTCGACAATCCCAAACTGCTCTATCCTCTGAACTAG
- a CDS encoding ABC transporter substrate-binding protein — protein MKLKLSLTIALQFVFLSALGAQQLQTVNFATPSRSFQLAIYPIAQERGYMREEGIDLRVINVAPTTSVQALLGGDVHFTGAGTSAALGVARSNIPVKVVIATNDRVLQWLVANPKITSVRDLKGKRIATTGVAAIATFMLKQILAKHGLDANKDVIFLDPGQGNQLTALLSGAMDAAVLGIDQRYPAIDKGMKELFSFGNEVKNSWGTLATTDRLIKENPKMIAGYLRASLKALRYMRQDRDGTIASVAKFSNISRQLAARTYDDLLGTFTPNLTVDDETQKNDLNIIRQVVNAPDAVPNNRVYDFSFALEADQQLSKTGWRP, from the coding sequence ATGAAGCTAAAACTCTCTCTCACGATCGCGCTGCAATTTGTCTTTTTGTCTGCGCTTGGCGCCCAGCAGCTCCAGACCGTCAACTTCGCCACGCCATCGCGAAGCTTTCAGTTGGCGATCTATCCGATCGCGCAGGAGCGCGGCTACATGAGGGAAGAAGGCATCGATCTGCGCGTTATCAACGTCGCGCCAACCACGAGTGTGCAGGCGTTGCTCGGCGGCGACGTGCATTTCACCGGCGCCGGCACCAGCGCGGCGCTTGGAGTGGCGCGCTCGAACATTCCCGTGAAAGTTGTGATCGCGACCAACGACCGCGTGCTGCAGTGGCTGGTGGCTAATCCGAAGATCACCAGCGTGAGAGATCTCAAAGGAAAGAGGATAGCCACCACCGGCGTTGCGGCGATCGCTACGTTCATGCTCAAACAGATTCTCGCCAAGCATGGGCTTGACGCCAACAAAGACGTGATTTTTCTCGACCCGGGACAAGGCAACCAGTTAACCGCTTTGCTGTCGGGCGCCATGGATGCGGCGGTGTTAGGTATCGATCAGCGCTATCCGGCGATAGACAAGGGCATGAAGGAGCTGTTCTCGTTCGGTAACGAAGTGAAAAACTCCTGGGGCACGCTGGCGACCACCGATAGGCTCATCAAAGAAAATCCGAAGATGATCGCCGGCTATTTGCGCGCGAGTTTGAAAGCGCTGCGCTACATGCGCCAGGATCGCGACGGTACCATCGCGTCGGTGGCGAAGTTCTCAAACATTTCTCGGCAACTTGCCGCGCGCACTTACGATGACCTGCTCGGCACCTTTACACCCAACCTGACCGTCGACGACGAGACTCAGAAGAACGATCTCAACATCATTCGCCAGGTCGTCAACGCCCCGGACGCGGTGCCGAACAATCGGGTCTACGATTTTAGTTTTGCCCTGGAAGCCGATCAGCAGCTAAGCAAGACGGGGTGGAGGCCCTAG
- a CDS encoding helix-turn-helix domain-containing protein, which yields MREFYKAMLARDARFDGKFFVGVKTTGIYCRPICPAQPKPENVEFFPDAAAAERAGYRPCLRCRPESAPRSAAWFGKKAVVQRALKLIAVNQFHVSNESEFAARLGLSARHLRRLFDDEIGQTPKQISDNNRLNFTRKLIVETNLPLRVVAQVAGFGSLRRFNDVLRRRFCRAPSQLRRAPSSGRVADGFELSLSYRPPYDWQAILDFYRSHLVEGVELVSDGCFERVFRLGETVGALRVRPVPDRAQLQLTVFTDKSQVLFEVVSRVRGMFDLDADPMLVAQRFAGVPLLDELCQRNPGLRMPGSWDGLETAVCTILGQLVSADQRSQLIDQLIRHYGERISHPLTGTKTRLFPRPEILAASDLSAVRTTAQRRAAIRDFSRRVLDGAISLSEAQDPPAFRKSLRQIKGLGPWSAEFISLRAIGDTDAFPSSDLILKRVLKQHPALDLQAVKPWRAYAAMHLWKAFAETLSKRVRRNPNDFVVQRDDITGRQIEIGRQRERAASGAVGARSAGSGQTRRSHCRAASSDPAKRQATVGRVLRRPAHPV from the coding sequence ATGCGCGAATTCTACAAAGCGATGCTGGCGCGCGACGCGCGCTTCGACGGCAAGTTTTTCGTCGGCGTAAAAACCACCGGCATCTATTGCCGGCCGATCTGTCCGGCGCAGCCGAAACCTGAGAACGTCGAATTTTTTCCCGACGCGGCCGCCGCGGAACGGGCCGGCTATCGCCCGTGCCTGCGCTGCCGGCCGGAAAGCGCGCCGCGCTCGGCGGCGTGGTTTGGCAAGAAGGCCGTCGTGCAACGCGCGCTCAAACTGATCGCCGTCAACCAGTTCCATGTAAGCAACGAAAGCGAGTTCGCTGCGCGCTTGGGACTGAGCGCCAGACACCTGCGCCGGCTGTTCGATGACGAGATCGGTCAAACCCCGAAACAAATCTCTGACAACAACCGACTCAACTTCACGCGCAAACTGATCGTCGAAACCAATCTGCCACTTAGAGTTGTGGCGCAAGTTGCTGGCTTCGGCTCGCTGCGCCGCTTCAATGACGTCTTGCGCAGGCGGTTTTGTCGCGCGCCATCACAACTGCGGCGCGCGCCGTCAAGCGGCAGAGTAGCAGACGGTTTCGAATTGAGCCTTTCGTATCGACCGCCTTACGATTGGCAGGCGATCCTGGACTTTTACCGATCGCATTTGGTCGAAGGTGTCGAGCTGGTTAGCGATGGCTGCTTCGAGCGGGTTTTCCGGCTCGGTGAAACCGTTGGTGCGCTGCGCGTGCGACCCGTGCCCGATCGCGCGCAACTCCAATTGACGGTGTTCACGGATAAGTCGCAAGTGCTTTTTGAGGTTGTTAGCCGGGTGCGCGGAATGTTTGACCTCGATGCCGATCCGATGCTGGTGGCACAGCGTTTCGCCGGAGTACCGCTGCTCGACGAACTGTGCCAGCGCAACCCCGGTCTGCGTATGCCTGGTAGTTGGGACGGTTTAGAGACCGCGGTCTGTACTATTTTGGGCCAGCTAGTTAGCGCCGACCAGCGCAGCCAACTCATCGACCAATTGATTCGCCACTACGGCGAGCGAATTTCCCATCCCCTGACCGGCACCAAGACCCGCCTGTTTCCTCGCCCGGAAATCTTGGCGGCGAGCGATCTCTCTGCCGTGCGAACTACGGCGCAGCGAAGAGCGGCAATCCGCGATTTCTCCCGACGGGTGCTAGACGGCGCAATCTCCTTGAGTGAAGCCCAAGATCCGCCCGCGTTCCGCAAATCGCTCAGGCAGATCAAGGGCCTCGGGCCTTGGTCGGCGGAGTTCATCAGCCTGCGCGCCATCGGCGACACCGACGCATTTCCCAGCAGCGACCTGATTCTTAAGCGAGTACTAAAGCAGCACCCGGCACTCGACCTACAAGCCGTCAAACCATGGCGAGCCTACGCGGCGATGCATCTCTGGAAGGCTTTCGCCGAGACTCTGTCCAAGCGTGTCAGGAGGAACCCCAATGACTTTGTCGTACAAAGAGATGATATCACCGGTCGGCAGATTGAAATTGGTCGCCAGCGAGAACGCGCTGCTAGCGGTGCTGTGGGAGCGCGAAGCGCCGGATCGGGTCAAACTCGACGTTCTCACTGCCGCGCAGCATCATCCGATCCTGCAAAGCGCCAAGCGACAGTTGGCCGAGTACTTCGCCGGCCAGCGCACCCGGTTTGA
- a CDS encoding methylated-DNA--[protein]-cysteine S-methyltransferase codes for MTLSYKEMISPVGRLKLVASENALLAVLWEREAPDRVKLDVLTAAQHHPILQSAKRQLAEYFAGQRTRFELPLAARGTEFQQKVWRRLREIPFGKTKSYLEIAKAVGAPQASRAVGAACGKNPISIIVPCHRVVASNGNLTGFAGGLDIKARLLALEGVRDSLRVVPTNSQDTSLRAPRQT; via the coding sequence ATGACTTTGTCGTACAAAGAGATGATATCACCGGTCGGCAGATTGAAATTGGTCGCCAGCGAGAACGCGCTGCTAGCGGTGCTGTGGGAGCGCGAAGCGCCGGATCGGGTCAAACTCGACGTTCTCACTGCCGCGCAGCATCATCCGATCCTGCAAAGCGCCAAGCGACAGTTGGCCGAGTACTTCGCCGGCCAGCGCACCCGGTTTGAGCTGCCGTTGGCAGCGCGCGGCACTGAGTTTCAGCAGAAAGTCTGGCGCCGCTTGCGCGAGATCCCCTTCGGAAAGACCAAGAGCTACTTGGAAATCGCCAAGGCAGTGGGCGCGCCGCAGGCGAGCCGCGCGGTGGGCGCGGCCTGTGGCAAGAATCCGATTTCGATCATCGTTCCCTGCCACCGTGTCGTCGCGTCCAACGGCAATCTCACTGGGTTTGCCGGCGGGCTGGATATCAAAGCCAGACTGCTCGCATTGGAGGGTGTTAGGGACAGCTTGCGAGTTGTCCCTACAAATTCACAAGATACTTCTTTGCGAGCCCCTCGACAAACTTGA
- a CDS encoding 2-hydroxy-3-oxopropionate reductase — translation MSNLSIGFIGLGIMGKPMARHLLKAGYPLVIHNRSRAAVEELTKEGAQAVLNAQEVAARSDMVITMLPDSPDVELVYAGKDGVFAGVRSGTLLIDMSSISPVVARKLAAAAEGKGCEMLDAPVSGGEAGAIAATLSIMIGGSASAVERAMPIFEKFGKNIVHVGAAGAGQVTKAANQMVVGTTIAIVSEALVLAAKAGVDPAKVRQALLGGFAQSKILEAHGQKMLDRNFKPGFRIRLHEKDMKIALATGSEYGVPLVVTGVVGQMMTAMKGMGDGDLDHAGLVKFVEGLAKKYLVNL, via the coding sequence ATGAGCAATCTATCAATCGGTTTCATCGGCCTCGGCATCATGGGCAAACCCATGGCGCGCCATTTGTTGAAGGCGGGCTACCCGCTGGTAATTCATAACCGCAGCCGCGCCGCGGTGGAGGAGCTAACCAAAGAAGGCGCGCAGGCGGTCTTGAATGCCCAAGAAGTCGCCGCGCGCAGCGACATGGTTATCACCATGCTGCCGGACTCACCCGATGTCGAACTGGTGTACGCCGGCAAAGATGGAGTTTTTGCAGGTGTAAGGTCGGGCACGCTGCTAATCGATATGTCGAGCATCTCTCCGGTGGTGGCACGTAAACTAGCCGCCGCGGCCGAAGGCAAAGGCTGCGAAATGCTCGACGCGCCGGTGAGCGGCGGCGAAGCCGGCGCGATTGCCGCGACGCTGTCGATCATGATCGGCGGCAGTGCCAGCGCCGTCGAGCGCGCCATGCCGATCTTCGAGAAATTCGGCAAAAACATCGTGCACGTCGGCGCCGCCGGCGCGGGACAAGTAACGAAGGCAGCCAATCAGATGGTCGTCGGCACGACCATCGCGATCGTCAGCGAGGCGCTTGTGCTCGCCGCCAAAGCCGGCGTCGATCCGGCGAAAGTTCGCCAAGCTCTGCTCGGCGGCTTTGCCCAATCGAAAATCCTCGAAGCCCACGGCCAGAAGATGCTCGACCGAAATTTTAAGCCCGGCTTCAGGATTCGCCTGCACGAAAAAGACATGAAAATCGCCCTGGCCACCGGCAGTGAATACGGCGTGCCGCTCGTGGTTACCGGTGTCGTCGGTCAAATGATGACCGCCATGAAAGGCATGGGTGACGGCGATTTAGATCACGCGGGTCTGGTCAAGTTTGTCGAGGGGCTCGCAAAGAAGTATCTTGTGAATTTGTAG
- a CDS encoding ABC transporter substrate-binding protein codes for MSILLAFGGSFGISDSIERSFIEVKFFALIVACLAFSLPQSVAAQTQAIKIRLASTAATSTEKVAFALAKEAGVLKKHNIDLEVILITGGPVAMQALLAKSLDIVTTSATVFLHGFVEGADVKIIGGVNNRFPYTFFTRPHITSPAQLKGRTLGITRYGSTDELATRMALEQFGLNPKSDVKFIQGGGSAGRINALQAGSIDGTSLISGVSHVAKKSGLFPMLDFAEKEIDYQMTGVVARGDLLKSHPDAVRRFLRAYVESVRLYKSNRNDAIKETMKAIRTDDRALAEADYNYRARAFPDDGKPTLKGIQLAIDELAKENPKAKNVTPQQVIDLTFLP; via the coding sequence ATGTCGATCTTGCTTGCGTTTGGCGGTTCATTTGGCATATCTGACTCAATCGAAAGGAGTTTCATCGAAGTGAAATTTTTTGCCCTTATCGTTGCCTGTCTCGCGTTTTCGCTGCCGCAATCGGTGGCGGCCCAGACCCAAGCCATCAAGATTCGTCTCGCCTCCACCGCGGCCACCAGCACCGAGAAAGTCGCCTTTGCCCTCGCCAAAGAAGCGGGTGTTCTCAAGAAACACAACATCGATTTGGAAGTCATTTTGATCACCGGCGGCCCGGTCGCCATGCAGGCGTTGTTGGCGAAAAGCCTCGACATCGTCACCACCAGCGCCACGGTGTTTCTCCACGGCTTTGTTGAAGGCGCCGACGTCAAAATCATCGGCGGTGTCAACAATCGTTTTCCTTACACGTTTTTTACCCGGCCGCACATCACCTCACCGGCGCAACTGAAAGGCCGGACCTTGGGCATTACCCGCTACGGCAGCACCGACGAGCTAGCGACGCGCATGGCGTTGGAACAGTTCGGCTTAAATCCGAAGAGCGACGTTAAGTTCATTCAAGGCGGCGGCTCGGCCGGCCGCATCAATGCACTGCAAGCCGGCAGCATCGACGGCACATCGCTGATCTCGGGCGTGAGCCATGTCGCCAAGAAATCCGGTTTATTTCCCATGCTCGACTTCGCCGAAAAAGAGATCGACTACCAAATGACCGGCGTCGTCGCTCGCGGTGATTTGTTGAAGAGTCATCCCGACGCGGTGCGCCGTTTCCTGCGTGCCTATGTGGAGTCAGTGCGCCTCTACAAAAGCAACCGCAACGACGCCATCAAGGAAACCATGAAAGCGATTCGCACCGACGATCGCGCCCTAGCGGAAGCCGATTACAATTACCGCGCGCGCGCTTTCCCCGACGATGGCAAACCTACATTGAAAGGCATCCAGCTCGCGATAGACGAGTTAGCCAAAGAAAATCCCAAGGCCAAGAACGTTACACCGCAGCAAGTGATCGATTTGACTTTCTTGCCGTAG
- a CDS encoding amidohydrolase family protein — MKTLIQGGWVVGFDGKEHEVIKNGVVVYDGNRIEFVGKDYSQPVDKKIDAKGCLVSPGFIDTHFHSGINASDYILADSTKTDFFASNYLAHGGPTREGAHSAHLKDVDIGQRFSIIHVLKSGVTTTFDIGGAGGEPARYVDMIDEVGIRCVAGPSYKNVSFFHDKQGRLEYDWNDERGSKGLQTATEFAEKYHGACSGRMSAMLFPGHVDSCTPELLKDTKKAAKDAGVGIQIHATINLFEFHTVMQRERCTPIELLKKIGFLSPDVSLSHCIFVSGHSWLSYPYGDDIKIIADSGASVAYSPLKYLKLGILMESFDRYRLAGINMGIGTDTFPKDILSDMRYAAIASRVADKSFMAGHPRDVFNSITLGGAKMMGRDDLGRLSKGAKADIAIVNLNTMAFGAVRDPIRSLMETAVSRDVRTVIVDGDTLVDNGKYVRLDEQALLEKVQAKGEQVWDSVAKWHWTGKAIDEVVPPSFRMK; from the coding sequence ATGAAGACTCTCATCCAGGGCGGCTGGGTCGTCGGCTTCGACGGCAAAGAACATGAAGTGATCAAAAACGGCGTGGTGGTGTACGACGGCAACCGCATCGAGTTTGTCGGCAAGGATTACTCGCAACCGGTCGACAAGAAGATCGATGCCAAGGGCTGTCTGGTGTCGCCGGGCTTCATCGACACCCATTTTCACTCCGGCATCAACGCCAGCGACTATATTCTCGCCGACTCCACCAAGACTGATTTTTTTGCATCCAACTATCTGGCCCACGGCGGGCCGACTCGCGAAGGAGCGCACTCGGCTCATTTAAAAGACGTCGATATCGGTCAGCGCTTTTCGATTATTCATGTGCTCAAGAGCGGCGTAACGACCACCTTCGATATCGGTGGTGCCGGCGGCGAGCCGGCGCGCTACGTCGATATGATCGACGAAGTCGGCATCCGTTGCGTCGCCGGGCCGAGCTACAAAAACGTTTCGTTCTTCCACGATAAGCAAGGCCGCTTGGAGTACGACTGGAACGACGAGCGCGGCAGCAAAGGACTGCAAACCGCCACCGAGTTTGCAGAAAAATATCACGGCGCCTGCAGCGGCCGCATGAGCGCGATGTTGTTTCCGGGCCACGTCGACTCCTGCACCCCGGAGCTTTTGAAAGACACCAAGAAGGCCGCCAAAGATGCCGGCGTCGGTATCCAGATTCACGCGACCATCAACTTGTTTGAATTTCACACGGTCATGCAGCGCGAACGCTGCACACCCATCGAGCTTTTAAAAAAGATCGGCTTTCTCTCGCCCGACGTCTCGCTGTCGCATTGCATCTTTGTCAGCGGTCACAGCTGGCTTTCGTATCCCTACGGCGACGATATCAAGATCATCGCCGACTCCGGCGCGTCGGTGGCTTACAGCCCGCTAAAATATTTGAAACTTGGCATCCTAATGGAATCCTTCGATCGCTACCGTCTGGCCGGCATCAACATGGGCATCGGCACCGACACGTTTCCGAAAGATATTCTGTCCGACATGCGCTACGCGGCCATCGCTTCGCGCGTCGCCGACAAGAGTTTCATGGCCGGCCACCCGCGCGACGTTTTCAACTCAATCACCTTGGGCGGCGCCAAGATGATGGGCCGCGACGACCTAGGCAGACTGTCCAAAGGCGCGAAGGCGGATATCGCGATTGTGAATCTTAACACGATGGCCTTCGGCGCCGTGCGCGATCCGATCCGCTCGCTGATGGAAACCGCCGTCAGCCGCGATGTGCGCACGGTGATTGTCGACGGCGACACCTTGGTCGACAACGGCAAGTATGTGCGTCTCGACGAACAAGCGCTGCTAGAAAAAGTGCAAGCCAAAGGCGAGCAGGTCTGGGACAGCGTGGCGAAGTGGCACTGGACCGGCAAAGCCATCGACGAAGTCGTGCCGCCGAGTTTTCGGATGAAGTAG
- a CDS encoding CrcB family protein: MMAALLVSAGGFSRFGAALLDGCFGLLAGIAEHRRFFVQELRLFFFIGVLGGFTTFSAFAFETTTLMRDSRLVGALANIGLQVVLGLMAVRLGPAFSRWI, encoded by the coding sequence ATGATGGCTGCACTGCTCGTTAGCGCCGGGGGGTTTTCTCGGTTCGGTGCTGCGCTATTGGATGGCTGCTTCGGCTTGCTCGCCGGCATCGCCGAGCACAGGCGGTTTTTCGTCCAGGAGCTGCGCCTGTTTTTCTTCATTGGCGTCCTCGGTGGCTTCACCACGTTCTCTGCGTTCGCGTTCGAGACCACGACCCTAATGCGCGACTCGCGCTTGGTCGGCGCCTTGGCCAACATCGGTCTGCAAGTGGTCCTCGGACTCATGGCGGTGCGCCTCGGCCCGGCTTTTTCGCGCTGGATCTAG
- the ribB gene encoding 3,4-dihydroxy-2-butanone-4-phosphate synthase → MPLATIEEAIDEIRRGRMVILMDDKDRENEGDLCLAAEATTPEAINFMATYGRGLICLPLTEERVRYLGISMMVSENTSPFGTAFTVSVDSSSGITTGISAADRAKTILDAIAEDAKPSDLVTPGHIFPLRARNGGVLVRAGQTEGSVDLARLAGLKPAGVICEIMKDDGTMARQPDLMKFARKHKLKVCTIADLIQYRLQYDSLVYRAASAPLPTRVGGQFQAIIYNTHVDNSEHLALVKGEISPKEETIVRVHTKYVPGDVFGFALLNTGRVIERSMEIIERAGKGVILYLQPEQKGVHPAMVAYPRVEAKHRKEMNRSFVYQADFKEYGIGAQILRDLGVRKMRLLTNNKKHLVGLRGYGLEVTALEPIPREHPVRDEGKKSKAKSA, encoded by the coding sequence ATGCCGTTAGCTACGATTGAAGAAGCGATCGACGAGATCCGTCGCGGCCGCATGGTCATCTTAATGGATGACAAAGATCGCGAGAACGAGGGCGATCTGTGCCTGGCCGCTGAAGCAACCACGCCCGAAGCGATCAATTTCATGGCAACCTACGGGCGCGGCTTGATCTGCTTGCCGCTCACCGAAGAGCGGGTGCGTTACCTCGGTATTTCGATGATGGTCTCGGAAAACACCTCGCCCTTCGGCACGGCGTTTACGGTTTCCGTCGATTCATCATCCGGCATCACGACGGGCATCTCTGCCGCCGACCGGGCCAAGACGATTCTCGACGCCATTGCCGAAGACGCCAAACCGTCGGATCTCGTCACACCCGGCCATATCTTTCCGCTGCGCGCGCGCAACGGCGGCGTGCTGGTGCGCGCCGGGCAAACCGAAGGGTCGGTGGACTTGGCGCGCTTGGCCGGACTTAAGCCGGCGGGGGTGATTTGCGAGATCATGAAAGACGACGGCACGATGGCGCGCCAACCCGACCTGATGAAATTTGCCCGCAAGCATAAGCTCAAAGTCTGTACCATCGCCGACTTGATCCAATATCGTTTGCAGTACGACTCTCTGGTTTATCGCGCTGCCAGCGCGCCGCTGCCAACGCGGGTCGGCGGCCAATTTCAAGCGATCATCTACAACACTCATGTAGACAACAGCGAACATCTTGCCCTGGTGAAAGGTGAGATTTCGCCAAAGGAAGAGACCATCGTCAGGGTCCACACCAAATATGTTCCCGGCGATGTCTTTGGCTTCGCGCTGCTCAACACCGGCCGAGTCATCGAGCGTTCGATGGAGATCATCGAGCGCGCCGGCAAAGGCGTGATTCTTTACTTGCAGCCCGAGCAGAAGGGTGTCCATCCGGCGATGGTGGCGTACCCACGGGTGGAAGCGAAACATCGCAAGGAGATGAATCGCTCGTTCGTCTATCAAGCCGACTTCAAAGAATACGGCATCGGCGCGCAGATCCTGCGCGACCTCGGCGTGCGCAAGATGCGCCTATTGACCAACAACAAAAAACACTTGGTCGGCCTGCGCGGCTACGGTCTGGAAGTCACGGCACTGGAGCCGATTCCGCGCGAGCACCCGGTGCGCGATGAGGGTAAGAAAAGCAAAGCGAAAAGCGCTTAG
- a CDS encoding zinc ribbon domain-containing protein — protein MPIFEYNCSDCEHHFETIVLSTREKISCPKCDSRSVRKQLLVFSSPASGKEASAAPSGGGCGCTPSSCGCH, from the coding sequence ATGCCGATCTTCGAATACAATTGCAGCGATTGCGAGCATCACTTCGAAACTATCGTGCTGTCGACGCGGGAAAAGATCAGTTGCCCCAAATGCGACAGCCGATCCGTGAGAAAGCAGCTGTTAGTTTTTAGCTCACCAGCCTCGGGCAAGGAAGCTAGCGCCGCGCCATCTGGCGGGGGCTGTGGCTGTACACCGTCCAGCTGCGGCTGCCACTAA
- a CDS encoding ABC transporter substrate-binding protein, protein MGKTRLTLACWDYDRTRALQDGRVEVEGVDLTYLPLRVEETFWRMLRYGEFDVAEMSTGSFLMSRDKGAPRLIGIPVFPSKTFRHSCIYINTDSGIKEPAEMAGKRVGVPEYQITMATWARGILQHEYGVLPETMIWFTGGEEHPGRQDKVQHKLPPNIKIQAIAGDKTLSGMLETGEIDAMISAHMPSPFVRRHPKVQRLIPNFREVEADYFKRTKIFPIMHTIVIREEVYEKEPWIAQSLFKAFNESKRICQEAMYEFSALKYMMAWSIDEMEKEREILGPDPWAYGLEANRHILETLVQYTHEQGLISKKLDVNSLFAKSTLEEFKI, encoded by the coding sequence ATGGGAAAAACTCGTCTGACGTTAGCTTGTTGGGATTACGACCGCACGCGCGCATTGCAAGATGGCCGCGTTGAAGTAGAGGGTGTGGACTTAACTTACTTGCCGCTCCGCGTCGAAGAAACTTTTTGGCGGATGCTGCGTTATGGCGAGTTTGACGTTGCCGAAATGTCAACGGGGTCGTTTCTGATGTCGCGCGACAAGGGCGCGCCGCGCTTAATCGGCATTCCGGTTTTTCCCTCGAAGACTTTTCGCCACTCCTGCATTTACATCAACACCGACTCGGGCATTAAGGAACCGGCGGAAATGGCGGGCAAACGGGTTGGCGTCCCAGAGTATCAGATCACCATGGCCACTTGGGCGCGCGGCATTTTGCAGCACGAGTACGGCGTCTTGCCCGAAACCATGATCTGGTTTACCGGCGGCGAGGAGCACCCGGGAAGACAAGACAAGGTGCAGCATAAATTGCCACCGAACATCAAGATTCAAGCCATCGCGGGCGACAAGACCTTATCCGGCATGCTTGAAACCGGTGAGATCGACGCGATGATTTCCGCCCACATGCCCTCGCCCTTTGTCCGGCGCCATCCGAAAGTGCAGCGCTTGATCCCCAACTTCCGCGAAGTCGAAGCCGACTATTTCAAGCGCACCAAAATTTTTCCGATCATGCATACCATTGTGATCCGCGAGGAAGTCTACGAGAAGGAGCCGTGGATCGCGCAAAGCTTGTTCAAAGCGTTCAATGAATCCAAGCGCATTTGCCAGGAAGCGATGTATGAGTTCTCAGCGCTAAAATACATGATGGCGTGGTCCATCGACGAGATGGAAAAAGAGCGGGAAATCCTCGGCCCCGATCCTTGGGCCTATGGTTTGGAAGCCAATCGGCATATATTGGAAACGTTGGTGCAGTATACCCACGAGCAGGGTTTGATCAGTAAGAAGCTCGACGTCAATTCACTGTTTGCCAAGAGCACGTTGGAAGAGTTCAAGATCTAA